One Cupriavidus taiwanensis LMG 19424 DNA segment encodes these proteins:
- a CDS encoding anaerobic sulfatase maturase encodes MTTSPAPSPSTSPPHSHQSGPFHAMAKPSGSDCNLDCAYCFYLEKAALYRLGPGERKRRMPDDVLAAYVRNYIASHPPGAEVVFTWQGGEPTLLGLDFYRRAVHLQQQWRAGRSIRNSFQTNGVLLDDEWCAFFAGHDFLVGLSLDGPAEIHDAYRVSAGGQPTHALVMRALATLQAHRVRHNVLACVNRRSAAEPLRIYAFLLAHGVRHIQFIPVVERRPDAADSAIGLTLHGPGGKVLAQALPGGAGSVTEWSVPSGAYGDFLNAIFDVWVRRDVGTVHVMNFEWALANYMGEPGAACHHQPTCGRAVAVEHNGDVYACDHYVYPAYRLGNLGTASLAQMVDSPAQHAFGQDKLRSLPRQCTQCKMLKGCWGGCPKHRFTTTRDGEPGLTTSATAITASSATWRHTCAPCPD; translated from the coding sequence ATGACCACCTCCCCTGCCCCCTCGCCTTCCACCTCGCCGCCCCACTCGCACCAGTCCGGGCCGTTCCATGCGATGGCCAAGCCCAGCGGATCCGACTGCAACCTGGACTGCGCCTACTGCTTTTATCTGGAAAAAGCCGCGCTGTATCGACTGGGCCCCGGCGAACGCAAGCGCCGCATGCCGGACGATGTGCTGGCCGCCTATGTGCGCAACTACATCGCATCGCATCCACCCGGCGCCGAAGTCGTCTTCACCTGGCAGGGCGGCGAGCCCACGCTGCTGGGCCTGGACTTCTACCGCCGGGCGGTCCACCTGCAGCAGCAGTGGCGCGCAGGCCGGTCCATCCGCAACAGCTTCCAGACCAACGGCGTACTGCTGGACGACGAATGGTGCGCCTTCTTCGCCGGCCATGACTTCCTGGTGGGCCTGTCGCTCGATGGCCCGGCGGAAATCCACGATGCCTACCGCGTCTCGGCCGGTGGCCAGCCGACCCACGCGCTGGTAATGCGCGCGCTGGCAACACTGCAGGCGCATCGCGTCCGCCATAACGTGCTGGCCTGCGTCAATCGCCGCAGCGCGGCCGAGCCGCTGCGGATCTATGCGTTCCTGCTCGCGCACGGCGTCAGGCATATCCAGTTCATTCCGGTGGTGGAACGCCGCCCCGACGCGGCCGACAGCGCCATCGGCCTCACGCTGCACGGCCCCGGCGGCAAGGTGCTGGCGCAGGCCTTGCCGGGTGGCGCCGGGAGCGTGACCGAATGGTCGGTCCCGTCCGGCGCCTACGGCGACTTTCTCAATGCCATCTTCGACGTGTGGGTGCGCCGCGATGTCGGCACCGTCCACGTGATGAATTTCGAATGGGCGCTGGCGAACTACATGGGCGAGCCGGGCGCCGCCTGCCATCACCAGCCGACGTGCGGGCGGGCCGTGGCGGTCGAGCACAACGGCGACGTCTATGCCTGCGACCACTACGTCTATCCGGCATACCGGCTCGGCAACCTCGGCACGGCGTCGCTGGCGCAGATGGTCGACTCGCCGGCCCAGCATGCGTTCGGGCAGGACAAGCTGCGCTCGCTGCCGCGGCAATGCACGCAGTGCAAGATGCTGAAGGGCTGCTGGGGCGGCTGCCCGAAGCACCGCTTCACCACGACGCGCGACGGCGAGCCCGGCCTGACTACCTCTGCGACGGCTATTACCGCTTCTTCGGCCACGTGGCGCCATACCTGCGCACCATGTCCGGACTGA
- a CDS encoding NADH:flavin oxidoreductase, protein MPEIQTSAAPAFTPLRIGPLTLRNRFIKAGANEGMTPQGLPTRALVEHHRAMAAGGVGMTTVAYAAVADDGLTFAHQLSLRAEQVPHLRVLTDAVHREGAAACLQITHAGSFTTMRHGGSRAPGSASSGLNAFGMMHGVYFQRAMRAPDMERVAGQFAAAARLARDAGFDAVEIHMGHGYLLNQFLSPLSNRRRDGFGGSVENRTRFPAAVLRQVKDAVGADLAVCCKLSVSDGVPGGNQPADSALTARLLETEGADLLTLSGGRNVESPWALFGSPMPTAQMKAAAPTALARLGITMLEKRTPRDLAFRELYFLEASRVVRQAVRMPLAYIGGVKSLDNVALLMGEGFDAVALARALIHDPALVAGWRDGTLRRSACDSCNGCVARIYDPAGVSCVHGPGNDPALTRMVALQ, encoded by the coding sequence ATGCCCGAGATCCAGACCTCCGCCGCGCCGGCCTTCACGCCGCTTCGCATTGGCCCGCTGACGCTGCGCAACCGCTTTATCAAGGCAGGCGCGAATGAAGGCATGACCCCGCAAGGCTTGCCGACCCGGGCGCTGGTCGAGCACCATCGCGCCATGGCCGCCGGCGGCGTGGGCATGACCACGGTGGCCTACGCGGCCGTGGCCGACGACGGGCTGACCTTCGCGCACCAGCTCAGCCTGCGCGCGGAGCAGGTGCCGCACCTGCGGGTGTTGACCGACGCGGTCCATCGCGAAGGCGCGGCGGCCTGCCTGCAGATCACCCATGCGGGCTCATTCACCACCATGCGCCACGGCGGCAGCCGCGCGCCGGGCAGTGCGTCGTCGGGCCTCAATGCCTTCGGCATGATGCACGGCGTGTATTTCCAGCGCGCGATGCGCGCGCCTGACATGGAGCGCGTGGCCGGCCAGTTTGCCGCGGCCGCGCGGCTGGCGCGCGACGCCGGCTTCGACGCGGTGGAAATTCACATGGGCCACGGCTACCTGCTCAACCAGTTCCTGTCGCCGCTTAGCAACCGGCGGCGCGATGGCTTCGGCGGCAGCGTGGAAAACCGGACCCGCTTTCCGGCCGCGGTGCTGCGCCAGGTGAAGGATGCGGTCGGCGCCGACCTCGCGGTGTGCTGCAAGCTCAGCGTCAGCGACGGCGTGCCGGGCGGCAACCAGCCCGCCGACTCGGCGCTGACCGCGCGCCTGCTGGAGACGGAGGGCGCGGACCTGCTGACCCTCAGCGGCGGGCGCAACGTGGAAAGCCCGTGGGCGTTGTTCGGCAGCCCGATGCCGACCGCACAGATGAAGGCCGCCGCGCCCACGGCGCTGGCGCGCCTGGGCATCACCATGCTGGAAAAGCGCACGCCGCGCGACCTGGCCTTCCGCGAACTGTATTTCCTCGAAGCCTCCCGGGTGGTGCGCCAGGCGGTGCGGATGCCGCTGGCCTATATCGGCGGGGTCAAGTCGCTCGACAACGTGGCGCTGCTGATGGGTGAGGGCTTCGACGCCGTCGCCCTGGCGCGTGCGCTGATCCATGACCCCGCGCTGGTCGCCGGCTGGCGCGACGGCACGCTGCGGCGTTCGGCCTGCGACAGCTGCAATGGCTGTGTCGCGCGCATCTACGATCCCGCCGGCGTCAGCTGCGTGCATGGCCCCGGCAACGACCCCGCGCTGACCCGCATGGTTGCGCTGCAGTAG
- a CDS encoding SDR family oxidoreductase, whose product MKTVVITGAASGMGAAVRRRMLADGCRVIGVDLRDADILADLSTEPGRAAAIDAVLSRSGGRIDQLVCCAGLGPHVDPATLVASVNYFGVVALLDGLFDALRQGSNPGAVVVSSNSATLQSWEGSPLRDAYLAGDEAGVLAMLAAAAQAEATRDQAGYIAYASSKHAVTAAARQRAAAWGRAGVRLNVVAPGAVETPLLQAGLNDPRYGDAIRDFLPPLGRRAQPEEVAALIAFLCGPQAAYMHGNVVFIDGGLDAAQRPLTF is encoded by the coding sequence ATGAAAACCGTGGTCATTACCGGCGCCGCCTCCGGCATGGGCGCGGCCGTGCGCCGGCGCATGCTGGCCGACGGCTGCCGCGTGATCGGGGTCGACCTGCGCGACGCCGACATTCTCGCCGACCTTTCCACCGAACCAGGCCGCGCGGCGGCGATCGATGCCGTGCTGTCGCGGTCGGGCGGACGCATAGACCAGCTGGTCTGCTGCGCCGGCCTGGGCCCGCATGTCGATCCGGCCACGCTGGTGGCGTCAGTCAACTACTTCGGCGTGGTGGCGTTGCTGGATGGCTTGTTCGACGCGCTGCGCCAGGGCTCGAACCCTGGCGCGGTGGTGGTGTCGTCGAACTCGGCGACGCTGCAGTCATGGGAGGGTAGCCCGCTGCGGGATGCCTACCTCGCCGGCGACGAGGCCGGCGTGCTGGCCATGCTGGCCGCCGCTGCGCAGGCCGAAGCCACGCGCGACCAGGCCGGATACATCGCCTACGCCAGCTCCAAGCATGCGGTGACGGCAGCCGCGCGGCAACGCGCGGCGGCGTGGGGAAGGGCGGGAGTGCGCCTCAATGTGGTGGCCCCGGGCGCGGTGGAAACGCCGTTGCTGCAGGCCGGCCTGAACGATCCCCGCTATGGAGACGCCATCCGCGATTTCCTGCCGCCGCTGGGCCGCCGTGCGCAGCCTGAGGAGGTGGCCGCGCTGATCGCCTTCCTGTGCGGGCCGCAAGCGGCCTACATGCACGGCAATGTGGTGTTCATCGACGGCGGCCTCGATGCCGCGCAGCGTCCGCTGACGTTCTGA
- a CDS encoding arylsulfatase, whose translation MPFSQKFIATCLALAATPACLPAHAQQGPALAGADRAPAYQVKAPAGAPNVVIVLLDDVGFGAASTFGGPVQTPVLESLAREGLRYNNFHTTAICSPTRSALLTGRNAHATGIGAVANVADERPGYSSFHTKDTATIAEVLRQSGYNTAAFGKWHQTPDWELSPSGPFDRWPTGEGFERFYGFHGGETDQYEPSLYDGTTPVMRPPGRDYHLSADLADKAIDWLRVQHAVTPDKPVFLYFAPGAAHAPLQAPKAWIEPYRGKFDQGWDRLREEIFARQKALGVIPANTQLTARMPDLPAWDTLTPDQKRVASRLMEVYAGFLEHADAQVGRLVEALKASGQFDNTMFFYIVGDNGASAEGGLPGSASYFAPVQGLPESDATRLAQLDALGGPGTYPHYPAGWAWALDTPFKWTKAVASHLGGTRNPMVVTWPRHAPRGGLRSQFGHVNDIVPTILEAAKLPAPAVVNGIAQKPMDGVSLLYSFADARAATRHTTQYFEVFGHRALYQDGWMASAFHSRRPWTVIDYGQKKFEDDRWELYDLNTDFSQAQDLAQREPARLARMQALFQDEAQRNQVLPLRNMSPNQAGTLPSLSAGRTSMTFRQGVVGVPESALPKTYNRSWSVSATIDAGERARGVIATLGGHSAGWSLYLDDAGVPVFSYRLFNLKTVALRGPAPLTAGRHQLRFDFSYDGGGYARGADLQLMVDGKPAGKDRLPASPPGFYTIDETFDVGIDHGSAAGDYPADALPGYAFSGGRIEQVSIDLR comes from the coding sequence ATGCCATTTTCCCAGAAGTTCATCGCCACTTGCCTGGCGCTGGCCGCCACGCCGGCCTGCCTGCCGGCCCACGCCCAACAGGGCCCGGCGCTTGCCGGTGCCGACCGCGCGCCGGCCTACCAGGTCAAGGCGCCGGCGGGCGCGCCCAACGTGGTGATCGTGCTGCTCGACGATGTCGGCTTCGGTGCGGCCTCGACCTTCGGCGGTCCGGTGCAGACGCCGGTGCTGGAATCGCTGGCGCGGGAAGGCCTGCGCTACAACAACTTCCATACTACGGCGATCTGCTCGCCCACCCGCTCGGCACTGCTGACCGGGCGCAATGCGCATGCCACCGGCATCGGCGCGGTGGCGAACGTCGCCGACGAGCGCCCGGGATACAGCAGCTTCCACACCAAGGACACCGCCACCATCGCGGAGGTGCTGCGCCAGAGCGGCTACAACACCGCGGCGTTCGGCAAATGGCACCAGACCCCGGACTGGGAGTTGTCGCCAAGCGGCCCGTTCGACCGCTGGCCGACCGGCGAAGGGTTCGAGCGCTTCTATGGCTTCCATGGCGGCGAAACCGACCAGTACGAGCCTTCGCTCTATGACGGCACCACGCCGGTGATGCGCCCGCCCGGGCGCGACTACCACCTCAGCGCGGACCTTGCCGACAAGGCGATCGACTGGCTGCGCGTGCAGCACGCGGTCACGCCGGACAAGCCGGTGTTCCTGTACTTCGCCCCGGGTGCCGCGCATGCGCCGCTGCAGGCGCCGAAGGCGTGGATCGAGCCGTACCGCGGCAAGTTCGACCAGGGCTGGGACCGGCTGCGCGAAGAGATCTTCGCGCGACAGAAGGCGCTCGGGGTGATTCCGGCCAATACGCAGCTGACCGCGCGCATGCCGGACCTGCCGGCGTGGGACACGCTGACACCGGACCAGAAGCGGGTCGCGTCGCGGCTGATGGAGGTCTATGCCGGCTTCCTCGAGCATGCCGACGCGCAGGTGGGCAGGCTGGTCGAGGCGCTGAAGGCGAGCGGGCAGTTCGACAACACGATGTTCTTCTACATCGTCGGCGACAACGGCGCCAGCGCCGAAGGCGGCTTGCCCGGCAGCGCCAGCTACTTTGCGCCGGTGCAGGGGCTGCCCGAAAGCGATGCCACCCGGCTGGCGCAGCTTGATGCGCTGGGCGGGCCCGGCACCTATCCGCACTATCCCGCGGGCTGGGCCTGGGCGCTGGACACGCCGTTCAAATGGACCAAGGCGGTGGCGTCTCACCTGGGCGGCACCCGCAATCCGATGGTGGTGACGTGGCCCAGGCATGCCCCGCGCGGCGGGCTGCGCAGCCAGTTCGGCCATGTCAACGACATCGTGCCCACCATCCTGGAAGCCGCAAAACTACCGGCTCCCGCCGTGGTCAACGGCATCGCGCAGAAGCCGATGGACGGCGTGAGCCTGCTCTACAGCTTCGCCGATGCCAGGGCGGCGACGCGCCATACCACGCAGTACTTCGAGGTATTCGGCCATCGGGCCCTCTACCAGGATGGCTGGATGGCGTCGGCCTTCCATAGCCGGCGCCCGTGGACCGTGATCGACTATGGCCAGAAGAAGTTCGAGGACGACCGGTGGGAACTCTATGACCTGAACACCGATTTCTCGCAGGCCCAGGACCTTGCCCAACGCGAGCCGGCGCGGCTGGCGCGGATGCAGGCATTGTTCCAGGACGAGGCGCAGCGCAACCAGGTGCTGCCGCTGCGCAACATGTCGCCGAACCAGGCCGGGACGCTGCCGTCGTTGTCAGCGGGCCGCACCAGCATGACATTCAGGCAAGGCGTGGTCGGCGTGCCGGAGTCGGCCTTGCCCAAGACCTATAACCGCTCGTGGAGTGTGTCGGCCACGATCGATGCCGGTGAGCGGGCGCGCGGCGTGATCGCCACGCTCGGCGGCCACAGCGCGGGATGGTCGCTCTACCTGGATGACGCCGGCGTTCCGGTGTTCAGCTACCGCCTGTTCAACCTCAAGACCGTGGCGCTGCGCGGGCCGGCGCCGCTGACGGCCGGGCGCCACCAGCTGCGCTTCGATTTCAGCTATGACGGCGGCGGCTATGCCAGGGGCGCGGACCTGCAGCTGATGGTCGACGGCAAGCCCGCGGGCAAGGACCGCTTGCCGGCGAGCCCGCCCGGCTTCTACACCATCGACGAGACCTTCGATGTCGGCATCGACCATGGCTCGGCCGCGGGCGATTATCCCGCTGACGCGCTGCCGGGCTATGCCTTCAGCGGCGGGCGCATCGAACAGGTCTCGATCGATCTGCGCTAG
- a CDS encoding Rieske 2Fe-2S domain-containing protein encodes MSVQGYKIESRPPEARYARGWHCLGLADSYRDGKPHTLDIFGRRLAAFADSTGAIRVIDGHCPHMGADLSTGTVQGDNLVCPFHGWQWGGDGGCKSIPYCKRVPPKARIGAWETCEQNRLLFIWHDPEGRPAPPEVAIPRIDACFSDAWSDWAMDEMVIQTNCRELVDNISDMAHFGVVHGAPVDYFANLFEDHKATQLMIGRSARLSGDAQLTALSTYFGPAYHITDMRGRMGDQEIHSVLLNCHVPIDLNSFVLRYGVLVKKIPGLSDEQNRAMAQAYVDQARAAFYEDVAIWDNKIRIDNPLLCEGDGPMYQMRDWYQQFYTDVEQVRPSSVARRVVEMNLANIEPPVLRHVFED; translated from the coding sequence ATGAGCGTACAAGGCTACAAGATCGAATCGCGCCCGCCCGAGGCCCGCTACGCGCGCGGCTGGCATTGCCTGGGCCTGGCCGACAGCTACCGCGACGGCAAGCCGCACACGCTGGATATCTTCGGCAGGCGGCTGGCCGCATTTGCCGACTCGACCGGTGCCATCCGCGTGATCGACGGCCACTGTCCGCACATGGGCGCCGACCTCAGCACCGGCACCGTGCAGGGCGACAACCTGGTGTGCCCGTTTCACGGCTGGCAGTGGGGCGGCGACGGCGGCTGCAAGTCCATCCCCTATTGCAAGCGGGTGCCGCCCAAGGCGCGGATCGGCGCCTGGGAGACGTGCGAACAGAACCGCCTGCTGTTTATCTGGCACGATCCCGAAGGCCGGCCGGCCCCGCCGGAAGTGGCGATCCCGCGCATCGACGCCTGCTTCTCGGACGCGTGGTCCGACTGGGCCATGGACGAGATGGTGATCCAGACCAACTGCCGCGAGCTGGTCGACAATATCTCCGACATGGCGCATTTCGGCGTGGTCCATGGCGCGCCGGTGGACTACTTCGCCAACCTGTTCGAAGACCACAAGGCCACGCAGCTGATGATCGGGCGCAGCGCGCGGCTCTCCGGCGACGCGCAACTGACGGCGCTGTCCACGTACTTCGGCCCGGCCTACCACATCACCGACATGCGCGGGCGCATGGGCGACCAGGAGATCCACTCGGTGCTGCTGAACTGCCACGTGCCGATCGACCTGAACAGCTTCGTGCTGCGCTACGGCGTGCTGGTGAAGAAGATCCCGGGGCTGTCCGATGAACAGAACCGCGCCATGGCGCAAGCCTATGTCGACCAGGCCCGCGCCGCGTTCTACGAGGACGTGGCGATCTGGGACAACAAGATCCGCATCGACAACCCGCTGCTGTGCGAGGGCGATGGGCCGATGTACCAGATGCGGGACTGGTACCAGCAGTTCTATACCGACGTCGAGCAGGTACGCCCGTCCAGCGTGGCACGGCGCGTGGTCGAGATGAACCTGGCCAACATCGAGCCGCCGGTGCTGCGGCATGTGTTCGAGGACTGA
- a CDS encoding DUF1254 domain-containing protein: protein MNANWMRHARIAVLALACLQAHARPAPALAPLPAAGIDARITPAQIEALTRQAYFWGLQQTGFYELRYVFTQAQQMPAYRGINRLAQTRQLFTARERFATTPNASTLYSGGFFDLSRQPVVVTSPKVDDGRYWSIQALDQYADWFFMVGSQFTGNAAQRYLIVGPDWKGTLPAGFRGTEVVRAPSNAFSITLRVAVTTRDAADFAAAHRLMDGVSVEPLERWQRNGGKPVPLAEVPTQPANYRTFARMAQIPDVARSMTATDYLQLASLVINDDTLTQRRDSVTERETLRALAPLGLRKGVQFDPQRLTPAQRRAVQRGFDAARAEARTAFSAAQVDMNGWKLQSSLFYDPNDYKVRAGAADIAWGSPVPYQSHTIAYAMTDAHGKPLDSAGRYTMTLDMNDLPPVTEFWELPVYDDNGYFVDNPIDRYSVTSYQVAAGQFAVQDGKLTLYFQHDKPSDAAQARNWMPLPAKGPFRLAARFYGPTAPLVDGTYAMPRLVRRD, encoded by the coding sequence ATGAACGCCAACTGGATGCGGCACGCCCGCATCGCTGTCCTTGCCCTCGCCTGCCTGCAGGCCCACGCCCGTCCCGCGCCGGCGCTGGCACCACTGCCCGCCGCTGGCATCGATGCCCGCATAACGCCCGCACAGATCGAAGCGCTGACCCGGCAGGCCTACTTCTGGGGCCTGCAGCAGACCGGCTTCTACGAACTGCGCTACGTCTTCACGCAGGCGCAGCAGATGCCGGCCTACCGCGGCATCAACCGCCTGGCGCAGACCCGCCAGCTCTTCACCGCCAGGGAGCGCTTTGCTACCACCCCGAACGCCTCGACGCTGTATTCGGGCGGCTTCTTCGACCTGTCGCGACAGCCGGTGGTGGTCACTTCGCCCAAGGTCGACGATGGCCGCTACTGGAGCATCCAGGCGCTGGACCAGTACGCCGACTGGTTTTTCATGGTGGGCAGCCAGTTCACCGGCAACGCGGCGCAGCGCTACCTGATCGTCGGGCCGGACTGGAAGGGCACCTTGCCGGCGGGATTCCGCGGCACGGAGGTGGTGCGGGCGCCTTCCAACGCGTTTTCGATCACGCTGCGCGTGGCGGTCACCACGCGCGACGCTGCCGACTTCGCGGCGGCGCACCGGCTGATGGACGGCGTCAGTGTCGAGCCGCTGGAGCGCTGGCAACGCAACGGCGGCAAGCCGGTGCCGCTGGCCGAGGTGCCGACACAGCCTGCGAACTACCGCACCTTTGCACGCATGGCGCAGATTCCGGATGTGGCCAGATCGATGACCGCGACCGACTACCTGCAACTGGCCAGCCTGGTGATCAACGACGACACACTGACCCAGCGCAGGGACTCGGTGACCGAGCGCGAGACCCTGCGCGCGCTGGCGCCACTGGGCCTGCGCAAGGGCGTGCAGTTCGATCCGCAGCGGCTCACGCCCGCGCAGCGCCGCGCCGTGCAACGGGGCTTCGACGCCGCGCGCGCCGAAGCACGCACGGCATTCAGCGCGGCGCAGGTCGACATGAACGGCTGGAAACTGCAGAGCAGCCTGTTCTACGACCCCAACGACTACAAGGTCAGGGCCGGCGCCGCGGACATCGCCTGGGGCAGCCCCGTGCCATACCAGTCGCACACCATCGCCTACGCCATGACCGACGCGCACGGCAAGCCGCTGGACAGCGCCGGGCGCTACACCATGACGCTGGACATGAACGACCTGCCGCCGGTCACCGAGTTCTGGGAGCTGCCGGTCTACGACGACAACGGCTACTTCGTCGACAACCCGATCGACCGCTACAGCGTGACCAGCTACCAGGTCGCGGCCGGCCAGTTCGCGGTGCAGGACGGCAAGCTCACGCTGTATTTCCAGCACGACAAGCCATCCGACGCGGCCCAGGCGCGCAACTGGATGCCGCTGCCGGCCAAAGGGCCGTTCAGGCTGGCGGCACGTTTCTATGGCCCGACCGCGCCGCTGGTCGACGGGACTTACGCGATGCCGCGGCTGGTGCGGCGGGACTGA
- a CDS encoding helix-turn-helix transcriptional regulator, with amino-acid sequence MATAGHLVEPSIYALAGFSVAQYGELLDAIYRGPLEEAPWSSVLESVRVLLNACSATLVLRPPTFDRPGSMFNMPPRETYRRQGVTYNSYYHSLDPFVDLPPGMVTTVDKFVGAEAWCRSPIYQELLKDLDMRYVLGADIQTADGVVCRFRLCRGHDAHDFSEKDQAVCLALLPHIKRAVDLYSRIDVAESERGLYAYAVDRMLIGMVLLDDQGMVLKANAAARTLLGENDGIRLRGGKFEFADSRDRGRFRELVRRSIDSISATQDDGAAAPMVEAMSLARPSGTGRLEVLIRAIPMREWSEENKWCPACVVVIRDPACSAQTSVEVLRQLFDFTPTEASLALLMANGASLEDAAEALKVKTNTVRAHLRAIFQKAGVTRQAELVRTLLNSVVSLS; translated from the coding sequence ATGGCGACTGCCGGGCACTTGGTCGAGCCGTCAATCTATGCATTGGCGGGCTTTTCCGTGGCGCAGTATGGCGAACTGCTCGACGCCATCTATCGCGGGCCGCTCGAGGAAGCCCCCTGGTCCAGCGTGCTCGAATCCGTACGTGTCCTGCTCAACGCCTGCTCGGCGACCCTGGTCCTGCGCCCGCCCACGTTTGACCGCCCCGGCTCGATGTTCAACATGCCGCCGCGGGAGACCTACCGGCGGCAAGGCGTTACGTACAACAGCTACTACCACTCGCTGGACCCGTTTGTCGACCTTCCGCCGGGCATGGTGACCACGGTGGATAAGTTCGTCGGCGCCGAGGCATGGTGCCGCAGCCCCATCTACCAGGAACTGCTCAAGGACCTGGACATGCGCTATGTGCTCGGCGCGGATATCCAGACCGCCGACGGCGTGGTGTGCCGCTTCCGCCTGTGCCGGGGCCATGACGCGCACGACTTCTCGGAGAAGGACCAGGCCGTCTGCCTGGCGCTGCTGCCGCATATCAAGCGCGCGGTCGACCTGTATTCCCGCATCGACGTGGCCGAGTCCGAGCGCGGCCTTTACGCGTATGCGGTAGACCGCATGCTGATCGGAATGGTGCTGCTGGACGACCAGGGCATGGTGCTCAAGGCCAATGCGGCCGCGCGCACGCTGCTGGGCGAGAACGACGGCATCCGCCTGCGCGGCGGCAAGTTCGAGTTTGCGGACTCGCGCGATCGCGGCCGCTTCCGTGAGCTGGTCCGGCGCTCGATCGATTCGATCTCGGCCACGCAGGATGACGGCGCCGCCGCGCCCATGGTGGAGGCGATGTCGCTGGCCAGGCCGTCCGGCACGGGCCGCCTGGAAGTGCTGATCCGCGCCATCCCGATGCGCGAATGGTCGGAGGAGAACAAGTGGTGCCCGGCCTGCGTGGTGGTGATCCGCGACCCGGCGTGCAGCGCACAGACCTCGGTCGAGGTCTTGCGCCAGTTGTTCGACTTCACGCCGACAGAGGCATCGCTGGCACTGCTGATGGCCAACGGCGCTTCGCTGGAGGATGCGGCCGAAGCGCTGAAGGTCAAGACCAATACCGTGCGCGCCCATCTGCGCGCAATCTTCCAGAAGGCGGGCGTCACGCGGCAGGCGGAGCTGGTGCGCACGCTGCTCAACAGCGTCGTGTCGCTCAGCTGA
- a CDS encoding DUF1329 domain-containing protein, giving the protein MTSTTHRLLRGGLLVTSMALAAASWAKVTPEELKQLDGNLTPMGAERAASKDGDVPAWSGKWLGTPPQVKYQRGERYPDPYGDEKPLFVITAQNMAQYAERLTEGQKALFKKYPDTFKMPVYPSHRDFRYEDAAYKDIRTYATTVSMTPDANGLKDAGPQVPYPIPKTAMELLWNQRFSSAIGAEKAQYDQAVVYPNGSIAWGRVSYNIFSPRNHGKFDPENKLNDRSFFRTATDLPLRDRGQVIVGYAVWDQEGSDTNRTWIYNPGTRRVRQAPEFGFDQPQGPGGFRTVDDDRLFNGSGERYNWKIVGKKEIYVPYHNYKLLSASVKYKDLLTNGHANPDVMRYELHRVWILEATLKSGFRHQYAKRVLFLDEDTWQALAADNYDGRGQLWRTNLQASVYAYDARRYYPTTTFYHDLISGAYLADRLTNEGPMPKLNNSPEFSEAFFSPDAARGSGT; this is encoded by the coding sequence ATGACATCCACTACACATCGACTGCTGCGCGGCGGCCTGCTGGTGACCAGCATGGCACTGGCCGCGGCATCGTGGGCGAAGGTCACCCCGGAAGAACTCAAGCAGCTTGACGGCAACCTCACGCCGATGGGCGCCGAGCGCGCCGCCAGCAAGGACGGCGATGTGCCGGCGTGGAGCGGCAAGTGGCTGGGTACGCCGCCCCAGGTCAAATACCAACGTGGCGAGCGCTATCCGGACCCTTACGGCGACGAGAAGCCGCTGTTCGTCATCACCGCGCAGAACATGGCGCAGTATGCCGAGCGGCTGACCGAAGGCCAGAAGGCGTTGTTCAAGAAGTACCCCGACACCTTCAAGATGCCGGTGTACCCGAGCCATCGCGATTTCCGCTACGAAGACGCGGCCTACAAGGACATCCGCACCTACGCCACCACCGTCAGCATGACCCCGGACGCCAACGGCCTGAAGGACGCCGGACCGCAGGTGCCCTATCCGATCCCGAAGACAGCGATGGAGCTGCTGTGGAACCAGCGCTTCTCGTCGGCCATCGGCGCGGAGAAGGCGCAGTATGACCAGGCCGTGGTCTATCCCAACGGCTCGATCGCCTGGGGCCGGGTCTCGTACAACATCTTCTCGCCGCGCAATCACGGCAAGTTCGACCCTGAAAACAAGCTCAACGACCGTTCCTTCTTCCGCACCGCCACCGACCTGCCGCTGCGCGACCGCGGCCAGGTGATCGTGGGCTACGCGGTGTGGGACCAGGAAGGCTCGGACACCAACCGCACCTGGATCTACAACCCCGGCACGCGGCGCGTGCGCCAGGCGCCGGAGTTCGGCTTCGACCAGCCGCAGGGTCCAGGCGGCTTCCGCACCGTGGATGACGACCGTCTTTTCAACGGTTCCGGCGAGCGCTACAACTGGAAGATCGTCGGCAAGAAGGAAATCTATGTCCCGTACCACAACTACAAGCTGCTGAGCGCTTCGGTCAAGTACAAGGACCTGCTGACCAACGGCCACGCCAACCCGGACGTGATGCGCTACGAGCTGCACCGCGTATGGATCCTGGAAGCCACGCTCAAGTCGGGCTTCCGCCACCAGTATGCGAAGCGCGTGCTGTTCCTGGACGAAGACACCTGGCAGGCGCTGGCCGCCGACAACTACGACGGCCGCGGCCAGCTGTGGCGCACCAACCTGCAGGCTTCCGTCTATGCCTATGATGCGCGACGCTACTACCCGACCACCACGTTCTACCATGACCTGATCTCGGGCGCGTACCTGGCGGACCGGCTGACCAACGAAGGCCCGATGCCGAAACTGAACAACAGTCCGGAGTTCAGCGAGGCCTTCTTCTCGCCGGATGCGGCGCGGGGGTCGGGTACCTGA